The DNA region TTCACCCAGATAGAGCCTGTTGCTGCCCGTGTGCCTTACCATGTCTGCATCGGGAACCATGAGTACGACTGGCCCGCGCAGCCTTGGAAGCCTGATTGGGCAAAGACGATTTACGGGAAGGACGGAGGAGGTGAGTGTGGGGTACCCTACAGTCTAAGGTTCAAAATGCCCGGCAACTCTTCCGAGCCAACAGGGACAAGGGCCCCGGCAACCCGTAACCTCTACTACTCATTTGATGTGGGGCCAGTCCACTTTGTCTACATGTCAACGGAGACAAATTTCCTCCCTGGGAGCGCCCAGTACGACTTCTTGAGGAATGATCTGGAATCGGTTGACAGGGAGAAGACCCCGTTCGTGGTGGTTCAGGGGCATAGACCAATGTACACGACGAGCTATGAGGCCCGAGATGCTCCAATAAGGGCACAAATGCTTGAGCACATCGAGCCTTTATTTGTGGAGAATGGGGTGACCCTTGCTCTGTGGGGCCATGTTCATCGATATGAAAGATTCTGCCCATTGAGGAACTTTACATGCAGGACGACCGAAGGATACCCGATTCACATTGTGATCGGGATGGCAGGTCAGGACTGGCAACCTGTCTGGCAGCCGAGATCGGACCATCTGAAAGACCCAATCTATCCACAGCCGGCAAGATCTTTGTACCGAGGTGGGGAGTTTGGGTACACAAGATTAGTTGCTACGAGGGAGAAGCTGACCCTTTCTTATGTGGGGAATCATGACGGCGAAGTGCATGATAAGGTGGAGATTCTGGCATCAGGGCTGGTAGTGAGCAGCGGTATTGATGATGCTGAGGGGATGAAGAATGGCGGGGTGGTCGAGTCATCCTTTTCATGGTTTATGAAGGTAGCCAGTGTGCTGATTCTCGGGGCTTTTATTGGGTACATTCTCGGTTACGTCTCGCATGCCCAGAGGGAGGGTGCAATGAAATGGAGGTGGTCCCCCTTGAAGAATGAAGATGTGTGAGAGTCCCAGAATTCTTTGAAACTGTTGCTGTCTGGGTTTCATTGAAGAAGAAAGACTTGTGACTTCCACTTAAGTCAGAACACAAACTACGATATAATCTGATGTCGAGATATTATGTTCTTAGGCAGCTGGCAATGATCCGGATGGTCCCTTAAGAGTTTGTGCAACGACCGGAAGTTCAGAGAACTTGGTGAAGAATGACTTGTTGGGACAGGACAGTCTCTTGTAAATATGTCCCTTAAGAAGTTTAAACAATAGTGTGTTAATTAGTTCGGCCTTGTGAATGGTACCCGTCAAATCTTCTCGACGGCTATGGACTAATAGcttcaaaataaaagaacatatGTTGCCTGTACTGTTAAGTCAATCAACATAGTATTTGACACCTTCTTGTTCAGTTGAACTGGCTATATTTCAGAACAAGCAATTGTTTCTCGTATATTAAgatattttttcttccttAAGTTAGTTCTAATTTGTTTGTTGCCCTTAATGGATATTGCATCTTCATACTTCATATACCATAAAAAAATCTTCATACTAAAAGAATCGAAGTGTTCTCACAGATTCATTatcgttaatttttttcagtttttcgtATCGGGACCGTCGATTTAAACACGTGAGAGAGAAAATCGCcattattgttaattttttttcagttttccGTAACCAGACTGTCGATTCAAGCAAGTGAGAGAGAAAGCTGCCAAGCTGGAATGTTATTGCAGGAAAATTGATCATCAGTTTATTCATTGGATGAGATTACAAAAATGGAAGCAATGGCCCTAGACACGAGCAATTACAAGATTATGAGTAAGAAGCCAAGCGCAAGCAGAGACGACAAGTGAAGAAGACAGCTCCATTCTGCCATTTTATTTGCCGACGAGGCGACGAGCGCGTTGATTGGCTCCCTTCACGCGAGAATTGAGCTCATCCACATCGTCATTGAGATGATCAAGGGATTTATTTTGCCTGCAGAACAAGTATGCTTTAGAATCCTTGCGGAACTTTTAGCATGAAACATGATTTTCTTGGTGCAAAACCAGAAAGAGGGTAAGGAACGTTCAATCCTATAACGTTCAAGTAATCATATCAACTATTTGATGAACGCCAAGAAGTCGACAGATAAAAGAACATGCCGTGTTAGTTTTCAATCCAATCGAACAAGCAAAAGACTTCGTTATTAGCCCAAAGTAGTTTTCTGGAAAATGCGAAACAAAGCGGGAACCTAGTCAAAATGTTGTTTCGAACTTCAGCTACAAATGCAGAAAATTTGGTGAGTTCATTTGCAAATACAGCGGAATTCGGATTTGATAAGAACAGAAGGAGTGACCTTTCGAGTTCAGATCCCATGTCGACAGCCATGTTCTTCAGGTCCCCTAGTATATTGCTCAGATCCGATAAAGCATCGTCTTGTTTTGCTTTCTCCATCTGCCCCGCAGAAAAACTCGAATTAGTAGTGCTTTTCCAAACTGAATAAATGTGTCTGGGGAACGGATCGATGAGTTCAGCCACTCATTCTCGGGCATTGACTTCGGCTAGAAGTAAAACTTTTTCTTCCCTTGATGGGATAGGAACTTTCAATCCTTCGATTGTCGTTACGAGTACAAGAGATTTTATAGGAGCACAAACCTCGACTTTCTGCATAGCGGTGGTCTGATCCTGAGAATGCTTGGAAGCTGCCTGCCCTTTGGGAAGAGAAGCCAGGCCCAATTTCTCTCGCTGATGCTTATCGGCTTTCTTCGACGAAGTATCTGCAACGCATATGAGAAAAAAGACCGATAAGGGAATC from Punica granatum isolate Tunisia-2019 chromosome 3, ASM765513v2, whole genome shotgun sequence includes:
- the LOC116200019 gene encoding probable inactive purple acid phosphatase 2; this encodes MDLLPHLLLLLLTLLSLIDPSSQSSQVSISVSPTVLSKSGDTVRIQWTGVDSPSDLDWLGIYSPPDSPDDLFIGYVFLSTDPAHLTSGSGSVSLPLPNLRANYTFRIFRWSKSEIDPTRLDHDHNPLPGTRHQLATSDAVGFSTGRRPEQVHLAFTDREDEMRVMFMTGDKEERLVRYGESEGELGSSAAALVERYEREDMCDEPANETAGWRDPGWIHSAVMKDLKKGLRYYYQVGSDSGGWSPMYSFVSRDTHSDEAYAFLFGDMGTATPYTTFYRTQDESISTMKWILRDLEALGPSKPSFVSHIGDISYARGYLWLWDHFFTQIEPVAARVPYHVCIGNHEYDWPAQPWKPDWAKTIYGKDGGGECGVPYSLRFKMPGNSSEPTGTRAPATRNLYYSFDVGPVHFVYMSTETNFLPGSAQYDFLRNDLESVDREKTPFVVVQGHRPMYTTSYEARDAPIRAQMLEHIEPLFVENGVTLALWGHVHRYERFCPLRNFTCRTTEGYPIHIVIGMAGQDWQPVWQPRSDHLKDPIYPQPARSLYRGGEFGYTRLVATREKLTLSYVGNHDGEVHDKVEILASGLVVSSGIDDAEGMKNGGVVESSFSWFMKVASVLILGAFIGYILGYVSHAQREGAMKWRWSPLKNEDV